CCTGCCGCTTGGACATCCGCTGCACCCCGAGGGCCAGAGCGATGGTGACAATGGCCGGCAGGCCTTCCGGGATGGCCGCCACGGCCAGGCTCACGCCGGCCAGGAACATGCGGTAGATGGATTCGCCGTTCCTGACCCCGACGACCACGACGACCCCGCAGATCACCAGACAGGCGGCGACGATGTACTTTCCCAGCTGCTCCAGGCGTCGCTGGAGAGGCGTCTCCTCCTCCCCCGACTCCTGGATCATCCCGGCGATCAGCCCCATCTCGGTGGACATGCCCGTCTTGACCACCAATCCACGACCGCGCCCGCGGGTGATCACCGAGCCCATGAAGAGCATGCAGCCTTGCTCGCCCAGGGTAGGGCGCTGGTCGGCGGCCACGGCCCGGGGGGTCTTCCTGACCGGATGCGATTCCCCGGTCAGCGCGGCCTCTTCGGCGGCCAGGCTTGATGCCTCAATCAGCCGGAGGTCGGCGGGCACCTGATCGCCGGCTTCGACCATCACGAGGTCCCCGGGAACCAGCGTGGCGGCGTCGACTTCGAACTCGGCCCGGTCCCGGACGACCCGGGCCGTGGGCGCGGTCAATTCGCGGAGGGCGGCCAGCGAGCGTTCGGCTCGGTATTCCTGGACGAAGCCGAGGACGGCGTTGATGATGACGATGGCGATGATGGTCACGGCGTCGCTGATCTCCCCGAGGAGGAAGGAGACCACCGTCGCTCCCAGCAGGACGAGGACCATGAAGTCGCTGAACTGCTCGAGGATGATCGCCAGCGGGGAGACCCCCCCCGCCTCCTTGAGGGTGTTCGGCCCGACCTCGTCGAGGCGACGTTCGGCCTCTCTGGCCGAGAGACCCCGTTCGAGGTCCGTTCGGAGCAGGCCGGCCACCGCGGCCGGCTCCAACGAATAGAGGGGCTCGTCGCTCATCGCCCGCCCACCTTCCCGGGGCTTTGGCTCCCCGCCCCCGGCCGCCAAGGACCAAGGCTGCCTGGTAGCCATCAGGAATAGCTATTCCGGGCGGGAAACGAAAATGCCCTGGAGGGGCCCTGGACTGGACGGGAGGCTTGGCCCCGCGGTCGACGCCGGCCGGGGCCGCCGCAAGCCCTGGTTTGACGCTGGTTCCGGGCGGATGCTATACTTGGGACGCTAATCCGCGGCTCCGCCACGACGCCGCGGCCCGCATCCAGAATAGGGATCGGGCCGGGCGGGCGCCGGGGCCGCCCGGGAGTTGCATGCGACCGTGCCCTATGACACCTTGATGATGGCCGCCGCCGTCCAGGAGCTATCCCGGACCGTGGTCGGCGGGCGGATCCAGAAGATCAGCCAACCCGAACGGCTCGAACTCCTCCTGGCCGTCTATTCCCGCGGGGAAGTCCACCGGGTGGCCATCTCGGCCGACCCGGCCCGGGCCAGGCTCCACCTGACCAAGCGGGAGAAGCCCAACCCGGCCGTGCCGCCCCAATTCTGCCTGATCCTGCGCAAGCGGGTCGAGGGGGCCCGGATCATCTCGGTCGAGCAGGCGGCCTGGGATCGCGTGGCCACCCTGACCCTGGACGCCCGCGACGAACTCGGGGCGCCGAAGACCCTCCGTCTCGTGGTCGAGGTGATGGGCCGTCATAGCAACACCGTCCTGACCGATGATACGGGGATCATCGTCGACGCGTTGAAACGGGTCGGACCCGAAGAAAACCGTTACCGCTCGATCTGGCCGGGGGTGGCCTACGTGCCCCCGCCGGCGGCCGGCGAGATCGACCCCCCGGCCATTGATCACTCGGCCATGGCCGGCCTCTTGGCTTCCGCGCCGGCCGGCGCGCCGGTTTCCGAAGTCCTCCTGAAGAAGGTCCGCGGCCTGGGGCCGGAGCTGGCCCGCGAAATCGCCGCCAGGGCCGGTGCTGATAGCCGGGCCCTGGTGGGGGCATTGGCCGAGGTCACCACCCCGGTCCTCGGGGGGAGTCCCTTCGATCCTCGGGCTTACCTCGACGGCACCGGCTCGGTGGTGGCCTTCTCGGCCGTCCCCCTGACAGCCAGCCGGGTCGGCTTGATCGTTCGAACCTTTGACACCCCCGGCGGACTCCTCGACTTCGTCTACGGGCGGGCCGAGGAGGTCGCCCGCTTCCAGCGGTCGCGGGAGAACCTCCAGCGGGTGGCTGAGAACGCCCTGGCCCGGGTGGCCCGGCGGGCCGAGGCCCAGCGGCGTGAACTCACCGAGGCCAGCGACTACGAACGCTACCGCCGCTACGGCGACCTGATCAAGGCCAACCTCCACCGCATCCCCCCGCGGTCGGCCGAACTAGAGGCCATCGACTACGCCGACGAGGACCAGCCAACGGTGATCGTCCCCCTCGACCCGACGCGGCCGCCGATGGACGTGGCCCAGCGCTACTTCCGGCTCTACTCACGGGGCAAGAGGACGGTCGCCGCGGCCGGCCCGCGGCTGGCCGCCACCGAGGCTGAGTGGCGCTACCTGGACGCCGTCTCCTCGAGCCTGACCGTCCTGGATACGAAAGGCGGCCCGTCCACCGAGGACCGGGCCGCCCTGGCCGAGATCAAAGCCGAACTTGCCGGCGCCGGCTACCTCAAGCCCGATCCCCCGGCCGGGCCGCGGGCCAAGAAGCCTGGGAAAAAGCCGGCTAAAGGCCGGCGTCCGAGCGGCGAGGGCGGCGCCGAGCCGGCTTCCACTCCCCACCGCTTCCTGACGACCACCGGGAAGGAGATTCTGGTCGGGCGGAACAACCGCCAGAATGACCTGTTGACCCTCCGCCTGGCCCGCCCGGACGACCTCTGGCTTCACGTCAAAGACATCCCGGGCTCTCACGTCATCCTTCGCCTCGCCCCGGGGGAGGAGGCCAAACCAGAAGAAATCACCGAGGCCGCCCTCTTGGCGGCCTGGTTCA
Above is a genomic segment from Bacillota bacterium containing:
- a CDS encoding NFACT RNA binding domain-containing protein; this encodes MPYDTLMMAAAVQELSRTVVGGRIQKISQPERLELLLAVYSRGEVHRVAISADPARARLHLTKREKPNPAVPPQFCLILRKRVEGARIISVEQAAWDRVATLTLDARDELGAPKTLRLVVEVMGRHSNTVLTDDTGIIVDALKRVGPEENRYRSIWPGVAYVPPPAAGEIDPPAIDHSAMAGLLASAPAGAPVSEVLLKKVRGLGPELAREIAARAGADSRALVGALAEVTTPVLGGSPFDPRAYLDGTGSVVAFSAVPLTASRVGLIVRTFDTPGGLLDFVYGRAEEVARFQRSRENLQRVAENALARVARRAEAQRRELTEASDYERYRRYGDLIKANLHRIPPRSAELEAIDYADEDQPTVIVPLDPTRPPMDVAQRYFRLYSRGKRTVAAAGPRLAATEAEWRYLDAVSSSLTVLDTKGGPSTEDRAALAEIKAELAGAGYLKPDPPAGPRAKKPGKKPAKGRRPSGEGGAEPASTPHRFLTTTGKEILVGRNNRQNDLLTLRLARPDDLWLHVKDIPGSHVILRLAPGEEAKPEEITEAALLAAWF